A window of the Mesorhizobium opportunistum WSM2075 genome harbors these coding sequences:
- a CDS encoding Crp/Fnr family transcriptional regulator translates to MVSASHPFVTGNENRPSSTRLDDDDKDYIKALGFALRRYPAETAIVDQGQHAARVFIIESGWGCISHNLAGGQRQILDFALKGDVVLPHSFPGTAPETFVAQTDLAVFETSTKAFALAVAKSPRIASLFLETLVHQRALVAQHLTNVGRRSALTRTAHLLLELRTRLERVGGVARNGYSCPLTQYDLADALGLTPIHVNRMLRELRERKLLEFRQGHVRILDREGIAKFAGFDDRYVDS, encoded by the coding sequence ATGGTATCTGCATCGCATCCATTTGTGACTGGGAACGAAAACCGTCCCTCATCGACCCGACTTGATGATGATGACAAGGATTACATCAAAGCACTCGGCTTCGCGCTGAGGCGGTATCCGGCCGAAACGGCAATCGTCGATCAAGGCCAGCACGCTGCTCGTGTCTTCATAATCGAGTCTGGCTGGGGATGCATATCACACAATCTGGCCGGCGGTCAGCGTCAGATCCTGGATTTTGCGTTGAAAGGCGACGTCGTCCTGCCACACTCTTTCCCAGGAACTGCTCCGGAGACGTTTGTCGCACAGACCGATCTTGCGGTATTCGAGACGTCAACCAAGGCGTTCGCGCTTGCAGTCGCCAAGTCGCCTCGCATAGCTTCCCTATTTCTTGAAACTTTGGTCCATCAGCGGGCGCTTGTCGCTCAACATCTGACCAATGTTGGTCGGCGCAGTGCCTTGACGCGCACCGCACACCTGCTCCTCGAGCTTAGGACGCGCTTGGAGCGCGTGGGTGGTGTTGCCCGCAATGGTTATTCTTGCCCGCTTACCCAGTACGACCTCGCCGACGCGCTAGGGCTGACGCCTATTCACGTCAATCGCATGCTGCGAGAACTGCGTGAACGCAAGCTTCTGGAGTTTCGTCAGGGCCATGTCCGGATCCTGGATCGAGAGGGCATCGCAAAGTTTGCAGGGTTCGACGACAGGTATGTCGACAGCTGA
- a CDS encoding VanZ family protein → MFVTVCRTAAWLTLVAIVVVTIVPIGMRPMSGFGPEPERIAAFLAFGLLLGLAYHRNWLLTLCLVVAVAFGIEALQLLSPTRHPAVDDAVVKAAAGVAGVLAGCLIARNGQSRQRP, encoded by the coding sequence ATGTTTGTGACCGTCTGCCGGACTGCCGCGTGGCTAACCCTTGTTGCTATCGTCGTCGTGACGATTGTTCCGATCGGGATGCGGCCTATGTCGGGGTTTGGACCGGAACCCGAGCGAATAGCCGCTTTTCTAGCCTTTGGCTTGCTGCTCGGGCTCGCGTACCATCGAAATTGGCTTCTGACGCTCTGCCTTGTCGTTGCTGTAGCGTTCGGCATAGAGGCCTTGCAACTGTTAAGCCCAACACGACACCCGGCCGTCGATGACGCTGTCGTTAAGGCTGCTGCGGGTGTTGCCGGGGTCTTGGCGGGTTGTCTAATTGCGAGGAACGGTCAGTCTCGACAGCGCCCATAA
- a CDS encoding acyltransferase family protein yields MDRKPHYFTLDFLRIVSAILVLLSHFATYAATSASVTSGEDAAFGFLSVFAGLGAAGVATLFVISGFAIAMSASRDGGVSAALRFARIRATRILPALWLSAIVSLGARAFYGEDFRVLVLDAIRSAVLSPKGPYIDGVVWSLVVQVTFYLLVAVCVISKFRLSLYDLAKLIGLSSSAYLLVMSGLHLAPSSVGAEGAIAVLSRFPFKLLLLQHGVFFAAGMLFFVASNQDRGPRPSYMPMTILFVAFSIMGIIEILLNLDNSGEYRYIAVSIYAFLLSAMALGNFFDLKISKTSGMYRGAVKYIGRISYTVYLNHYALGMVIVWFLFRTGLSANAVFVVSVASVLIVSAGVSWLEKKIQNAITGRFARPISGAAKLAVM; encoded by the coding sequence ATGGACCGCAAGCCGCACTACTTCACCTTGGACTTCCTGCGGATTGTGTCCGCCATATTGGTGCTCCTAAGCCATTTCGCTACATATGCCGCGACGTCGGCATCGGTCACCAGCGGAGAGGATGCGGCCTTCGGGTTCCTGTCTGTCTTTGCAGGCTTGGGAGCGGCAGGTGTCGCCACCTTGTTTGTGATTTCGGGTTTTGCGATTGCAATGAGCGCCTCTCGCGATGGCGGGGTGTCCGCGGCTCTGAGGTTCGCGCGTATCCGGGCTACGCGCATCCTGCCTGCCTTGTGGCTGTCGGCAATCGTCAGTTTGGGTGCGCGCGCCTTTTACGGCGAAGACTTCCGAGTTCTGGTATTGGATGCTATCAGATCCGCTGTTTTATCTCCCAAGGGACCATACATTGACGGTGTGGTCTGGTCGCTCGTTGTGCAGGTGACTTTCTATTTACTGGTCGCCGTTTGCGTCATATCCAAATTCCGCCTGTCGCTCTATGACTTGGCAAAATTGATAGGTCTGTCGAGTTCGGCATATCTTCTAGTTATGAGCGGCCTTCATTTGGCGCCGTCCTCCGTTGGGGCGGAGGGTGCAATAGCTGTGCTCTCCCGCTTTCCTTTCAAATTACTCTTGTTGCAGCACGGCGTCTTCTTCGCGGCTGGAATGTTGTTTTTCGTTGCCAGCAACCAAGATCGTGGACCGCGCCCCAGCTATATGCCAATGACCATTCTGTTTGTTGCGTTCTCGATAATGGGAATAATTGAGATATTGCTCAATTTGGACAACTCTGGAGAATATAGATACATAGCGGTTTCAATTTACGCTTTTCTGTTATCGGCAATGGCGCTTGGAAATTTTTTTGACCTGAAAATTAGTAAAACATCCGGAATGTACCGTGGTGCTGTAAAGTATATTGGGAGGATAAGCTACACCGTATACTTAAATCATTATGCGCTTGGAATGGTTATTGTGTGGTTTCTGTTTCGCACGGGACTCTCAGCCAATGCCGTGTTTGTCGTGTCTGTAGCCTCGGTCTTGATTGTCAGTGCTGGCGTGAGCTGGTTGGAGAAAAAAATCCAGAACGCCATCACCGGAAGGTTCGCACGTCCCATTTCAGGCGCGGCCAAACTGGCGGTCATGTGA
- a CDS encoding acyltransferase family protein → MKSTHHYLAIDLLRILAATLVLLNHFATFGGASASVVDLDQAAFGFLSAFAGVGAVGVEIFFVISGFVIAMSASGKGGLSHAFRFARLRAVRILPALWISALICLAARVAYGENVSLLPMAFIRSIILSPKGPYIDGVVWSLVVEAVFYAMIFICIISRFRLSLYGLAIVIGACSSVYVLALFVLNSMPANSFSSDVIAPLSGFHFKVLLLQHGIFFAAGMMLFGLNDSLQRLRRTQMASLMYVFLAMGVLEVLFSVDRAYSYRIAAAGIWASCVAAIILNVVSQDAVNSRLLGYSRAIKFCGRLSYPLYLNHYASGMIIVWFVNSFRLPAPVSFGVSLLTVLILSLAVLWLEGKIQGVAKSWFHTPASASQVKPADDDTRVRVVAAGA, encoded by the coding sequence ATGAAATCTACCCATCACTATCTGGCGATAGACCTGCTGCGCATTTTGGCGGCGACCCTGGTGCTGTTGAATCACTTTGCGACTTTCGGAGGGGCGTCGGCGTCGGTTGTCGACCTCGACCAAGCCGCGTTCGGCTTCCTTTCGGCTTTCGCCGGCGTGGGCGCGGTGGGGGTCGAAATATTCTTTGTAATTTCCGGCTTTGTGATCGCCATGAGTGCTTCCGGCAAGGGAGGATTGTCGCACGCATTCCGGTTCGCGCGACTCCGCGCCGTTCGTATATTACCGGCTTTATGGATATCTGCGCTGATCTGTCTTGCAGCTAGAGTTGCCTACGGAGAGAATGTATCATTGCTGCCGATGGCGTTTATAAGATCAATTATCCTATCACCGAAGGGGCCATACATTGACGGTGTCGTATGGTCTTTAGTAGTCGAAGCGGTATTCTACGCGATGATCTTCATCTGTATAATCTCTCGATTTCGCCTATCTCTTTATGGACTGGCAATCGTTATAGGCGCCTGCAGTTCTGTCTATGTACTGGCCCTGTTTGTTCTCAATAGCATGCCAGCCAATAGCTTCTCATCTGATGTAATTGCGCCCCTGTCCGGCTTCCACTTCAAGGTGTTGCTTCTTCAGCACGGCATTTTTTTTGCCGCTGGGATGATGCTGTTTGGCTTGAACGATAGCCTGCAGAGACTCCGTCGTACACAGATGGCTTCGTTGATGTATGTTTTCCTCGCAATGGGTGTGCTGGAGGTATTGTTTTCGGTGGACAGGGCTTATTCCTACAGAATCGCAGCAGCTGGAATCTGGGCCTCATGCGTGGCAGCAATAATTCTAAACGTCGTTTCACAAGACGCGGTGAATTCACGCCTTCTGGGATATAGCAGGGCGATCAAGTTCTGCGGCAGATTGAGCTATCCGCTGTATCTCAATCATTACGCTTCTGGGATGATTATTGTTTGGTTTGTAAACTCTTTTAGGCTTCCGGCACCCGTTTCCTTTGGAGTTTCCTTGCTGACCGTATTGATTTTAAGTTTGGCTGTCCTGTGGCTGGAGGGCAAGATCCAAGGTGTGGCCAAAAGCTGGTTTCACACCCCCGCGTCGGCTTCGCAGGTCAAGCCTGCCGACGACGACACTCGCGTCCGAGTGGTCGCCGCGGGCGCCTAG